A portion of the Malania oleifera isolate guangnan ecotype guangnan chromosome 3, ASM2987363v1, whole genome shotgun sequence genome contains these proteins:
- the LOC131150997 gene encoding probable RNA helicase SDE3 — MGTVGNNWDEECSVIGDKGEIRFIDFEDDKSVCSYNPNEEGPIVISVPFPFARGKPRSVFVGDTAADSITISNTTSEPVELWAVKIYASNPEDSFTLSLMEPPSATSDEETIQSFFATFCIEDRVLQPHQTLTVWLSCKPKEIGLLTSVVHFDVGHNRIERVVFLLAEDKISRSLASNKPYCRGRKTKQFAVDTFVRGMRPVKQGNQRFRYRLPPYPIPEDVREVVESKQIPDAVKDGLRGKNYASYFKTLLAMEEIHIEEDMRSYDMERVKMRREGNRFLSLEVPGLAERRPSLVHGDSIFVKPASQDANDNTPPYQGFIHRVEADKVFLKFANEFHCCHRDETFYNVQFTYNRVIVRRLYRAVEAAESLETKLLFPSESRRRRIKATPLVPISCNLNEEQMCSIEMILGCKGAPPYVIYGPPGTGKTMTLVEAILQVYTTQKNACILVCAPSNSAADHILEKLLSEKAVKVQENDLFRLNAAARSYEDVKPEHIPFCFFDDLIFKCPPLEALMCYRIIISTYMSAALLYAEGVERGHFSHIFLDEAGQASEPETMIPISHLCRRETVVVLAGDPRQLGPVICSKEAEAYGLGKSYLERLFEYEFYNKKDENYVTKLVRNYRCHPEILSLPSKLFYEGELIACKDNSISSAFSDLLPNRKFPILFIGIQGCDEREGSNPSWFNRIEASKVVEIIRKLTNSGKMSEEDIGVITPYRQQVLKINKALENMDMPGTKVGSVEQFQGQERQVIIVSTVRSTIKHNEFDKTHCLGFLSSPRRFNVAITRAISLLIIIGNPHIISEDPYWNKLLWHCSDNDSYQGCGLPVRQDNVDDYLAQETLNYEENHQPRDEVECGEECFQEIARPEENYKPSEGTSRGQEWCQEIPKPVTDEAEWSDGWRD, encoded by the exons ATGGGTACGGTTGGCAATAACTGGGATGAAGAATGCTCTGTCATTGGAGACAAAGGAGAAATCAGATTTATCGATTTTGAGGATGATAAATCTGTGTGTAGTTACAACCCAAATGAAGAGGGTCCAATTGTTATTTCTGTTCCGTTCCCTTttgcaagaggaaagcctcgatCAGTATTTGTGGGAGACACTGCTGCGGATTCAATCACCATCAGTAACACCACCAGTGAGCCTGTGGAACTCTGGGCAGTTAAAATTTATGCCTCAAATCCTGAAGACTCATTCACCCTTTCTCTGATGGAGCCTCCATCTGCAACTTCAGATGAGGAAACCATTCAAAGTTTCTTTGCAACTTTCTGCATCGAGGACAGAGTGCTTCAGCCACACCAGACACTAACCGTTTGGTTATCTTGCAAACCAAAGGAAATTGGCTTGTTAACCTCTGTTGTACATTTTGACGTGGGGCATAACAGGATAGAGAGGGTGGTTTTTCTACTGGCTGAGGATAAGATCTCTCGGTCTTTGGCTTCAAACAAACCATATTGTCGAGGCAGAAAAACGAAGCAATTTGCCGTGGATACATTTGTTCGGGGCATGCGCCCTGTGAAGCAAGGAAACCAAAGGTTCAGGTATAGGCTTCCTCCATATCCAATTCCGGAGGATGTCAGAGAAGTTGTAGAGAGTAAGCAGATCCCTGATGCTGTCAAAGATGGTCTAAGAGGAAAGAACTATGCATCTTACTTCAAAACTTTACTGGCCATGGAGGAGATACATATTGAG GAAGACATGAGGAGTTACGACATGGAGCGTGTCAAAATGAGAAGGGAAGGGAATCGATTCTTGTCCCTTGAGGTTCCAGGACTGGCTGAAAGAAGGCCTTCACTTGTCCATGGAGATTCCATTTTTGTAAAGCCTGCCTCTCAGGATGCAAATGACAACACTCCTCCATATCAG GGTTTCATTCACCGTGTTGAAGCTGATAAAGTATTTCTAAAGTTTGCCAATGAATTCCATTGTTGTCATAGAGATGAGACCTTCTATAATGTTCAGTTCACATATAATCGAGTGATCGTGAGACGCTTATATCGGGCTGTTGAAGCTGCAGAAAGCTTGGAGACAAAGCTTCTCTTTCCATCTGAGTCTAGGAGGCGACGGATAAAGGCAACTCCACTGGTGCCCATATCTTGTAATCTCAATGAGGAACAGATGTGTTCTATTGAGATGATACTTGGCTGCAAAGGAGCCCCACCGTACGTGATATATGGGCCTCCTGGTACAGGAAAGACCATGACACTTGTGGAAGCTATCCTTCAAGTCTACACAACTCAGAAGAATGCATGTATACTTGTCTGTGCACCTTCAAATAGTGCTGCTGACCACATTCTGGAAAAACTCCTCAGTGAGAAGGCAGTCAAAGTTCAAGAGAATGACCTATTCAGGCTGAATGCAGCTGCACGTTCTTATGAGGATGTTAAGCCTGAACATATTCCCTTCTGCTTTTTTGATGATCTGATTTTCAAGTGTCCCCCACTCGAAGCCCTAATGTGCTATAGGATCATCATATCAACCTATATGAGTGCTGCTCTTCTTTATGCAGAAGGTGTTGAGCGAGGTCACTTCTCTCATATTTTTTTGGATGAGGCTGGCCAAGCTTCAGAGCCAGAAACTATGATTCCCATATCCCACCTTTGCAGAAGAGAGACAGTTGTTGTACTTGCTGGAGACCCAAGACAATTAGGTCCTGTAATATGCTCTAAAGAAGCAGAGGCTTATGGATTGGGAAAATCATACCTGGAGAGGTTATTTGAATATGAGTTTTAcaacaagaaggatgaaaattATGTAACTAAACTGGTTAGAAATTATCGATGTCACCCggaaattctctctctcccttcaaaACTGTTCTATGAAGGGGAATTGATTGCATGTAAAGACAATAGTATCTCTTCAGCTTTCTCGGACCTCCTTCCTAACAGAAAGTTTCCCATTCTTTTCATTGGCATCCAAGGCTGTGATGAGAGAGAAGGAAGTAACCCATCATGGTTCAATAGGATTGAAGCGAGTAAGGTAGTTGAAATTATCAGGAAACTGACAAATAGTGGCAAAATGAGTGAGGAAGATATTGGGGTGATAACACCTTATAGGCAGCAAGTACTGAAAATAAACAAAGCTCTTGAGAACATGGACATGCCTGGTACCAAGGTTGGCAGTGTTGAACAATTTCAGGGACAAGAAAGGCAAGTTATTATTGTATCTACCGTCCGTTCAACAATCAAACACAATGAGTTTGACAAAACCCACTGTTTGGGGTTTCTGAGCAGTCCACGGAGGTTTAATGTGGCCATTACTCGTGCCATATCATTGCTTATTATTATTGGCAATCCGCACATTATCAGTGAG GACCCATATTGGAATAAACTTTTATGGCATTGCTCAGACAATGATTCTTATCAAGGTTGTGGTCTTCCTGTAAGGCAGGATAATGTGGATGACTACTTGGCACAGGAGACCTTGAACTATGAAGAAAATCATCAACCCCGTGATGAAGTTGAATGCGGTGAGGAGTGCTTTCAAGAAATTGCTAGACCAGAAGAAAACTATAAACCCTCTGAAGGAACCAGTCGGGGGCAAGAATGGTGTCAAGAAATCCCTAAACCTGTTACAGATGAAGCTGAATGGTCTGATGGTTGGCGTGATTAG
- the LOC131150998 gene encoding non-specific lipid transfer protein GPI-anchored 25: MKLTDSILFPATVALILMSMVAEPSTAAEAPPPPGGCTDELVSFSPCLPYVSSPPNNATSSAPSQCCDAFASAFDGDGVHCLCYLLRQPLLLGFPLNTTRLLSLPPLCLPVNASSSAANGSLESLCSGSPALPPLQGTAADSWIPEPPEAGISQPLNSDSGLSNPPASGASQPQNSETATSASPLTSSTPEPTRLPRLPRSSAKPAIASFATKRVNDSGIMILLRVMISLATHLFVFLVQYLPTRLSSK; this comes from the exons ATGAAACTCACCGATTCAATTCTCTTTCCGGCCACTGTCGCGCTGATCCTGATGTCGATGGTGGCGGAGCCCTCCACTGCCGCGGAAGCGCCTCCGCCACCTGGAGGTTGCACCGACGAACTGGTGTCGTTCTCCCCCTGTCTTCCCTACGTTTCGTCTCCGCCGAACAACGCCACCTCATCTGCTCCTTCTCAGTGCTGCGACGCCTTCGCCTCGGCCTTCGACGGCGACGGTGTCCACTGCCTCTGTTACCTTCTCCGGCAGCCTCTGCTCCTCGGCTTCCCCCTGAACACCACCAGACTCCTCAGTCTCCCGCCCCTCTGTCTTCCGGTGAACGCGAGCAGTTCCGCTGCGAATGGCTCTCTGGAGTCTCTCTGTTCAG GGTCGCCAGCACTGCCTCCTCTCCAGGGCACAGCAG CGGATTCATGGATTCCAGAACCACCGGAAGCAGGGATTTCGCAACCACTAAATTCTG ATTCAGGGCTTTCAAATCCACCAGCATCAGGGGCTTCGCAGCCGCAAAATTCTG AAACTGCTACTTCTGCGTCTCCTTTGACAAGCTCGACTCCAGAACCCACGAGACTGCCCAGACTGCCAAGATCATCAGCAAAACCTGCTATAGCTTCATTCGCAACAAAAAGGGTCAACGATAGTGGTATTATGATTCTACTCAGAGTCATGATTTCCCTTGCTACCCATCTTTTTGTATTTTTAGTGCAATATTTGCCCACACGTCTTTCAAGCAAATAA
- the LOC131150999 gene encoding non-specific lipid transfer protein GPI-anchored 20-like, whose amino-acid sequence MFMPLIPRLVAVALLVAAVPVSGQLNSPCTVSMISSFTPCMNFVTNSTTNGTSPNAACCNSLRSLAGNSTDCLCLIVTGSVPFPLPINRTLAISLPRACNTPRVPLQCKASGAPIPAPGPTAFGPVRSPGLSPPPSPQGPTTFGPVRPPGLSPPPSPQASSVPGSNLTPTPAPVSETMPVPTPTSPGGESEAPTATTTNSGSRPALTPSAAMPSLGVSPSLVLFVLGITVLKHW is encoded by the exons ATGTTCATGCCATTAATCCCGCGCCTAGTGGCAGTGGCCCTGCTGGTGGCGGCCGTCCCCGTCTCCGGCCAGCTCAACTCGCCGTGCACGGTGTCCATGATCTCAAGCTTCACTCCCTGCATGAACTTCGTCACCAACAGCACCACCAACGGCACGTCGCCGAACGCCGCCTGCTGCAACTCACTGAGGTCGCTCGCGGGCAACAGCACCGACTGTCTCTGCCTcattgtcacagggagtgtcccCTTCCCGCTGCCCATCAACCGAACTCTCGCCATCTCCCTCCCGCGCGCCTGCAACACGCCCCGCGTCCCCCTCCAATGCAAAG CTTCCGGTGCACCTATTCCCGCTCCAG GTCCTACCGCATTTGGGCCAGTTCGCTCTCCTGGGTTATCCCCTCCTCCTAGTCCCCAAG GTCCTACCACATTTGGGCCAGTTCGCCCTCCTGGGTTATCCCCTCCTCCTAGTCCCCAAG CTTCTTCCGTTCCCGGATCGAACTTAACACCCACTCCGGCGCCGGTGTCGGAAACGATGCCGGTTCCCACACCGACATCTCCTGGAGGAGAGTCCGAAGCTCCGACGGCGACGACGACGAATTCCGGGAGCCGGCCCGCTCTGACCCCATCAGCTGCGATGCCCTCTTTGGGTGTTTCGCCATCTCTTGTGTTGTTTGTGTTGGGAATTACAGTTCTGAAGCATTGGTAG